The proteins below come from a single Chrysoperla carnea chromosome 1, inChrCarn1.1, whole genome shotgun sequence genomic window:
- the LOC123296561 gene encoding inactive pancreatic lipase-related protein 1-like gives MVDVIHTDTNLFGYPTNLGYVDYYPNMHLLMGGQPGCSNAEDGRIEGPGCSHYRSWKFYSESVLNPTAFPSVRCINKYAFLFNYCDNDSLTYMGYLYPDKGNGEYYLETGPRQPFGMEMDGIPNLPIEIYDFDEM, from the exons ATGGTTGATGTGATACATACTGATACCAATTTATTTGGATATCCCACAAATTTGGGGTATGTAGATTATTATCCGAATATGCATTTACTGATGGGCGGTCAACCTGGGTGTAGTAATGCAGAAGACGGCCGTATAGAAGGTCCCG gatGTTCGCACTATCGATCATGGAAATTTTACAGCGAATCAGTTCTAAATCCAACAGCATTTCCCAGCGTACgatgtattaataaatatgcattctTATTTAACTATTGTGACAATGATAGCCTGACGTATATGGGATACCTTTATCCAGACAA ggGCAACGGAGAATACTATTTAGAAACAGGTCCTCGGCAACCATTTGGAATGGAAATGGATGGAATTCCAAATTTACCGATTGAAATatacgattttgatgaaatgtaa